One window of Armatimonadota bacterium genomic DNA carries:
- the secD gene encoding protein translocase subunit SecD — MKSVYRNTLLLVLALLVGCAAVNYLPVTDPNGVQRKMFPVKQGLDLAGGTRAVLQLQTSPEVPVITPEVQAQVLGIMHNRINAIGISEPLVQAKGNDQIVIEMPLTPGASIEQQQKDLQDLIQAAKLEFIWLKDCHGVGEGAGGNPSGRYIYEGGNRIVDADTGKPLTDEEVQKKILYADPANIIVTGSDLKPNGAKVDIESGANGRGVVTHMEFNDKGAKKFADYTSANVGSLLAVVLNGQIQQAPRIQSKITDGTAIIEGGSSTTVKEAQKLADLFNAGALPVPLKSLASSSVEATLGQGAVQHAIVGGIIGIALVLVFMLAYYFLPGAIAAIALIIYAIITFSLFRLLGVVLTLPGIAGFILSVGMAVDANILIFERMKEEMRAGRTLHAAVDAGFDRAWTSIRDSNISTLITCLILYIFGTGPIRGFAFVLSLGVIVSLFTAITVSRALLHVLVNQEWSHDPKYFRVGEKQFGWGQKAERQHWDVMGKMNLWFTISAILILVGWGFNAAHYFKDGSLVRKGIDFTGGTMLTYSLPNGVTASDEDVKAVFAQNGLKESSVQRTVEQTGATAGKSVVTVRTIQLDPQKVASLFQAMQTRFGNEKTKQLVRQEAVDTVGPVISAELTRQAFMAIIFACLLIALYLGVMFGQFGFLDGLKYGSAAVIALFHDVLVIFGFMGLAGYLWNWEMSSLFVTAALTVIGFSVHDTIVVFDRIRENMKIHGKEMSFKDISNASIVQTLGRSINTSATVVITLAALLIFGTQGSLELKVFTAVLLVGIISGTYSSIFNATPIVVLMEKRRDAARLAAAAQTRRPSAADTKSFATPKAAVATPSTPKPAAADPVGDAEKAKAAGAAKKTKRRF; from the coding sequence TTGAAATCAGTTTACCGCAACACGCTTCTCCTTGTGCTGGCCTTGCTCGTTGGCTGTGCCGCCGTCAATTACTTGCCGGTGACGGATCCAAACGGCGTGCAGCGCAAAATGTTCCCGGTTAAGCAAGGCCTGGACCTCGCGGGAGGAACCCGCGCTGTGCTGCAGTTGCAGACGTCGCCCGAGGTTCCCGTCATCACGCCCGAGGTGCAGGCGCAGGTGCTGGGGATCATGCACAACCGCATCAACGCCATCGGCATCTCGGAGCCCCTGGTGCAGGCGAAGGGCAATGATCAGATCGTCATTGAAATGCCCCTCACGCCGGGAGCGAGTATCGAGCAGCAGCAGAAGGACCTCCAGGACCTGATCCAGGCGGCCAAACTGGAATTCATCTGGCTCAAGGACTGCCACGGCGTTGGCGAAGGCGCCGGCGGCAACCCCAGCGGCAGGTACATTTACGAAGGCGGAAACCGCATCGTTGACGCGGACACCGGCAAGCCGCTCACGGACGAAGAGGTACAGAAGAAAATCCTCTACGCCGATCCTGCCAACATCATCGTGACCGGCAGCGACCTCAAGCCGAATGGCGCGAAAGTGGACATCGAGTCCGGCGCCAACGGCCGCGGCGTCGTTACGCACATGGAGTTCAATGACAAGGGCGCGAAGAAGTTCGCGGATTACACGAGCGCAAACGTGGGCTCCCTCCTTGCCGTCGTCCTTAACGGACAGATCCAGCAGGCCCCGCGCATCCAGAGTAAAATCACGGACGGTACGGCGATCATCGAAGGCGGATCCTCAACCACCGTCAAAGAGGCCCAGAAACTGGCGGACCTGTTCAATGCAGGCGCATTGCCCGTTCCGCTCAAATCGCTCGCGTCATCCAGCGTTGAGGCCACCCTCGGCCAGGGCGCGGTGCAGCATGCCATCGTCGGCGGAATCATCGGCATCGCGCTGGTACTGGTGTTCATGCTGGCCTACTACTTCCTGCCGGGCGCCATCGCCGCCATCGCCCTCATCATCTACGCGATCATCACATTCAGCCTGTTCCGCCTGCTTGGCGTCGTACTGACGCTGCCAGGCATCGCCGGCTTTATCCTCAGCGTGGGTATGGCCGTTGACGCTAACATCCTCATCTTCGAGCGAATGAAGGAAGAGATGCGCGCCGGCCGGACCCTGCACGCCGCCGTCGATGCGGGATTCGATCGAGCCTGGACTTCCATTCGCGACAGCAACATCTCAACACTCATCACGTGTCTGATCCTCTACATATTCGGCACCGGTCCGATCAGAGGCTTTGCCTTCGTGCTTTCCCTCGGTGTGATCGTGTCGCTGTTCACCGCCATCACCGTCAGCCGCGCTCTTCTGCACGTCCTGGTCAATCAGGAATGGAGCCACGACCCGAAATACTTCCGCGTGGGCGAAAAGCAGTTCGGTTGGGGCCAGAAGGCGGAGCGCCAGCACTGGGATGTGATGGGCAAGATGAACCTGTGGTTCACCATCAGCGCCATCCTCATCCTCGTCGGCTGGGGATTCAACGCCGCCCACTATTTCAAGGACGGCTCACTCGTACGCAAGGGTATCGACTTCACCGGCGGCACGATGCTGACCTACTCGCTGCCGAACGGGGTTACGGCTTCCGATGAAGACGTCAAGGCGGTCTTCGCGCAAAACGGCCTGAAGGAAAGCTCCGTTCAGCGAACGGTTGAACAGACCGGAGCGACCGCGGGGAAGAGCGTGGTCACCGTTCGCACGATCCAGTTGGACCCGCAGAAGGTCGCGTCGTTGTTCCAGGCGATGCAGACCAGGTTCGGCAATGAGAAGACGAAGCAGTTGGTGCGGCAGGAGGCGGTCGATACCGTCGGACCGGTCATCAGCGCAGAACTCACGCGGCAGGCATTCATGGCGATCATCTTCGCGTGTTTGCTCATCGCGCTCTATCTGGGCGTCATGTTCGGCCAGTTCGGATTCCTCGACGGCCTGAAATACGGCTCGGCTGCGGTTATCGCCCTCTTCCACGACGTTCTCGTCATCTTTGGTTTCATGGGCCTGGCCGGCTATCTGTGGAACTGGGAAATGAGCTCGCTGTTTGTGACCGCCGCCCTGACCGTCATCGGCTTCAGCGTTCACGACACCATCGTCGTGTTTGACCGAATTCGCGAGAACATGAAGATCCACGGCAAGGAGATGTCGTTCAAGGATATCTCCAATGCCAGTATCGTCCAGACGCTTGGCCGGTCCATCAACACATCGGCGACCGTTGTGATCACCCTGGCCGCGCTCCTCATCTTCGGCACCCAGGGCAGCCTGGAGCTGAAGGTGTTCACCGCGGTGCTCCTTGTGGGTATCATCTCGGGAACGTACTCCAGTATCTTCAACGCCACTCCGATCGTGGTCCTGATGGAGAAACGCCGCGACGCCGCCCGGCTTGCCGCGGCCGCGCAAACGCGACGCCCGAGCGCCGCCGACACGAAGTCGTTTGCGACACCCAAGGCCGCCGTGGCGACGCCCAGCACGCCGAAACCTGCCGCCGCCGATCCGGTCGGCGATGCGGAGAAGGCGAAAGCGGCCGGTGCAGCGAAGAAGACGAAACGCCGCTTCTAG
- the tgt gene encoding tRNA guanosine(34) transglycosylase Tgt, with product MPFSFSITKQDTKCRARTGVLDIGRGPMPTPLFMPVGTRGTVKAMTQGDLEAIGFPIILGNTYHLATRPGPDYIESAGGLHRFISWNGGILTDSGGYQVFSLAHLRKISDAGVDFRSTVDGAKMHFDPETVMDIQRKIGADIIMAFDECPPHPATNEETRIATERTHRWAVRCVDHWRNEGRPDVQNLFPIVQGGVYEDLRRESAEFIGALDTPGVAVGGVSVGEPSEEMLLAEERTVPYLPPHKPRYLMGLGQPEDILEAVERGFDMFDCVLPTRCGRNGTAYTSVGRLNLKGSKYAEDYTPLDEKCSCPVCARYSMAYIRHLVRSNEMLGSQLLTYHNLHFYHNLMAEIRAAIAESRFAEYKRNALANLLLRAK from the coding sequence ATGCCATTCTCCTTTTCCATCACCAAACAGGATACCAAGTGCCGGGCGCGGACCGGGGTTCTGGACATCGGTCGCGGGCCGATGCCCACGCCGCTGTTCATGCCGGTCGGCACGCGTGGGACCGTGAAGGCGATGACTCAGGGCGACCTGGAGGCCATCGGCTTTCCGATCATCCTGGGCAACACCTACCACCTGGCTACACGGCCCGGCCCCGATTACATCGAGAGCGCCGGCGGTCTGCACAGGTTCATTTCATGGAACGGCGGCATTCTCACGGACAGCGGCGGGTATCAGGTCTTTTCCCTCGCGCACCTGCGCAAGATTTCGGACGCAGGCGTGGATTTCCGCAGCACGGTGGACGGCGCGAAGATGCACTTCGACCCCGAGACGGTGATGGATATCCAGCGCAAAATCGGCGCGGATATCATCATGGCGTTCGATGAATGCCCGCCTCACCCCGCAACGAATGAGGAAACGCGCATCGCCACGGAACGGACGCATCGCTGGGCGGTCCGTTGTGTGGACCATTGGCGCAACGAAGGGCGGCCGGACGTGCAGAACCTGTTCCCGATCGTCCAGGGCGGCGTTTACGAGGACCTGCGGCGGGAGTCGGCGGAGTTCATCGGCGCGCTGGACACGCCGGGCGTAGCCGTTGGCGGCGTCAGCGTCGGAGAACCAAGCGAGGAGATGCTGCTCGCCGAGGAGCGCACCGTTCCCTATCTCCCGCCGCACAAACCGCGATACCTCATGGGGCTGGGGCAGCCTGAGGACATCCTGGAGGCCGTGGAACGCGGATTCGATATGTTCGACTGCGTGCTGCCGACCCGTTGCGGGCGAAATGGAACGGCCTACACGTCGGTTGGGAGGCTGAACCTGAAGGGCTCCAAATACGCCGAGGACTACACGCCGCTCGACGAGAAGTGCTCGTGCCCGGTCTGCGCGCGATATTCCATGGCCTACATTCGGCACCTGGTACGCAGCAATGAGATGCTCGGTTCGCAACTTCTGACGTACCACAACCTGCATTTCTACCACAACCTGATGGCCGAGATCCGCGCCGCGATTGCCGAGAGCCGGTTCGCCGAGTATAAGCGGAACGCGCTGGCCAATCTCCTCCTCCGTGCGAAGTGA
- the recJ gene encoding single-stranded-DNA-specific exonuclease RecJ gives MRWKLAAECRADGNALAAALGVAPPIGRLLAQRGVLEEDAALRFLNPDVTDLHDPFLLCDMDKAVSRLSSAMDAGEVIAVFGDYDVDGITSAALLGRVLGKLARKPGTIKTYVPHRHRDGYGLSPETIDHLHAEGAVVVVSADCGISGHAAAERATALGIDLIVTDHHEPQATLPDAYAIVNPKREGSRYPFRDLAGVGVAFKLAQALASRRGVTLEKFWPRFLDLVALGTVADNAPLLDENRAIVQLGLLRLSDTRKAGLRALLAAVGALQRPIRAATISFQVAPRLNAVGRVDDAALGLELMMTQDVTRAQELVAMLERLNDQRREEQERIWQEASDAIRAQGLAQDKVIVVHGANWHKGVVGIVAGRLADVYHRPALVVATDGDVARGSARSASSFPMIDALGACRDFLTDYGGHSQAAGFDMLVANLPGLRAGLNRFADGYLEEDDIIPSLDVDLEIEPYEITLAAFRDLARLEPFGAGNREPLWMARGFKVLSATCFGRADDRAHLSLRVCGEGMGPTDCVWWRKAARIDQFTPNSRCDMVFRMEQNHFGNGGLRLVIQDAVPGGTGGDSEFAGPAAETFSADGTTA, from the coding sequence ATGAGATGGAAGCTGGCGGCGGAATGCCGAGCCGACGGCAATGCACTGGCGGCGGCACTGGGTGTGGCGCCGCCAATCGGCCGCCTGCTTGCCCAGCGCGGCGTCCTGGAAGAGGATGCCGCCCTCCGTTTTCTAAACCCGGACGTCACAGACCTGCACGACCCATTCCTGTTGTGCGATATGGACAAGGCCGTCAGCCGCCTTTCCAGCGCTATGGACGCGGGCGAAGTGATCGCCGTCTTCGGCGATTACGACGTGGATGGGATTACCAGCGCCGCCCTTCTGGGGCGCGTTCTGGGCAAGCTGGCCAGGAAACCCGGGACGATCAAGACCTACGTGCCGCATCGCCACCGCGACGGGTACGGACTGAGCCCGGAAACGATTGACCACCTTCACGCGGAAGGCGCCGTTGTGGTGGTATCCGCGGACTGCGGGATCTCCGGGCACGCGGCCGCCGAGCGGGCGACAGCGCTCGGCATCGATCTGATCGTGACCGACCACCATGAACCGCAGGCGACGCTGCCAGATGCGTACGCCATCGTCAATCCCAAGCGCGAAGGCTCGCGATACCCGTTCCGGGATCTGGCCGGCGTGGGGGTCGCGTTCAAATTGGCGCAGGCGTTGGCGTCCCGGCGGGGGGTCACACTGGAGAAGTTCTGGCCGCGGTTCCTGGACCTCGTGGCTCTGGGAACGGTGGCGGACAACGCTCCTCTGCTCGATGAGAACCGTGCCATCGTCCAATTGGGGCTGCTCCGCCTGTCCGATACCCGAAAGGCCGGCCTCCGGGCGCTACTGGCCGCTGTGGGCGCGCTTCAGCGTCCCATCCGTGCGGCAACCATCAGTTTTCAGGTGGCGCCGCGTCTGAACGCCGTTGGGCGGGTTGACGACGCAGCGCTTGGCCTCGAATTGATGATGACGCAGGACGTTACGCGGGCGCAGGAACTGGTGGCGATGCTGGAACGGTTGAACGACCAGCGAAGGGAGGAACAGGAGCGCATCTGGCAGGAGGCATCGGACGCGATTCGCGCCCAGGGGTTGGCGCAGGACAAAGTCATCGTCGTTCACGGCGCCAACTGGCACAAAGGCGTTGTGGGGATTGTTGCGGGCCGCCTCGCCGACGTGTACCACCGCCCCGCGCTCGTGGTGGCGACCGATGGGGACGTCGCCCGTGGCTCCGCGCGCAGCGCGTCCAGTTTCCCCATGATCGATGCCCTGGGCGCCTGCCGCGATTTTCTCACCGATTACGGCGGCCACAGCCAGGCGGCGGGCTTCGATATGCTGGTCGCCAATCTCCCGGGCCTGAGAGCGGGACTTAACCGCTTCGCGGATGGGTACCTCGAAGAAGACGACATCATCCCGTCGCTGGACGTGGACCTGGAGATCGAGCCGTACGAGATAACCCTCGCGGCATTTCGCGATCTGGCGCGGCTTGAACCGTTCGGCGCCGGAAATCGTGAACCGCTGTGGATGGCTCGAGGTTTCAAGGTGCTGAGCGCGACGTGCTTTGGCCGGGCGGACGACCGCGCGCACCTCAGCCTGCGAGTCTGCGGGGAAGGGATGGGACCTACCGACTGCGTGTGGTGGCGAAAAGCGGCGCGCATCGACCAGTTTACCCCAAACTCCCGTTGCGACATGGTGTTCAGAATGGAACAGAATCATTTCGGTAACGGAGGCTTGCGCCTGGTGATACAGGACGCGGTCCCCGGAGGAACGGGCGGGGATTCGGAATTCGCCGGTCCCGCAGCGGAGACGTTTTCGGCCGACGGGACCACGGCCTGA
- the recN gene encoding DNA repair protein RecN produces the protein MLSELHIRNFALIERLDLDFRPGLNILTGETGAGKSILIDAINALLGERTGTEVIRSGTDRASVEGAFTPDGAAAVTEILAGEGLDDGDDIILGRELSRTSQGAARVNGRRTTIGVLRVIGEGLVDLHGQHDHQSLLNTDRHVDILDAWAGPRLAEVRGRVEDIFHRWKNCQAELSALQMDARERERRIDLYRFQIAEIDAARPREDEEEGLLAERTRFAGAEKLAASVGEASGLLTGDANAAVESLGAAVSRLRDAVRIDPSIQPLLEAVEGAYYSIQEAGRDVAGYVDSIEFNPTRLAEVEERIDLLRRLKKKYGDTIADVLAHRDSTARELAAIEGVEARTEELEGEIYARRTELDALNSELRTLRREAGESLHRAMEQELTELAMEKTQVAVSVEPAELSANGADRVEFLISPNPGEPLKPLARIASGGELSRLMLALKSVVAKADPVPVLIFDEIDTGVSGRQAAVIARKMRALARESQVLCVTHLPQIAAAADHHYLIRKGEENGRTVTQVEVLEPEFRIEEIARMLAGDAPTPSARANARDLIAESTRG, from the coding sequence ATGCTCTCCGAACTGCACATTCGCAATTTCGCGCTCATTGAGCGGCTTGACCTGGACTTCCGCCCCGGCCTGAATATCCTGACCGGTGAGACGGGAGCCGGCAAGTCGATCCTCATCGACGCCATCAACGCGCTTCTGGGGGAGAGGACAGGCACTGAAGTCATCCGTTCCGGGACGGACCGGGCGTCCGTGGAGGGCGCCTTTACGCCGGATGGCGCCGCAGCGGTAACCGAAATCCTAGCCGGCGAAGGGCTTGACGACGGCGACGATATCATCCTCGGGCGCGAGTTGTCGCGGACATCCCAGGGCGCCGCCCGCGTCAACGGCCGCCGGACCACGATAGGCGTCCTTCGCGTCATCGGCGAAGGACTGGTCGACCTCCACGGCCAGCACGACCACCAGAGCCTCCTGAACACCGATCGCCACGTAGATATCCTGGACGCCTGGGCCGGGCCGCGGCTTGCGGAGGTTCGGGGACGCGTCGAGGACATTTTCCACCGCTGGAAGAACTGCCAGGCCGAGCTTTCCGCGCTGCAGATGGATGCGCGCGAACGGGAGCGCCGCATCGATCTTTACCGCTTCCAGATCGCGGAAATCGACGCCGCCAGGCCGCGGGAGGACGAGGAGGAAGGTCTTCTCGCGGAGCGGACGCGCTTCGCCGGGGCCGAAAAACTGGCGGCCTCTGTCGGCGAGGCGAGCGGCCTCCTGACGGGCGACGCAAACGCGGCCGTAGAGTCGCTCGGCGCCGCCGTTTCACGTTTGCGTGATGCCGTCCGCATTGATCCATCGATCCAACCGCTCCTGGAAGCCGTCGAAGGCGCGTACTATTCCATCCAGGAGGCGGGGCGCGACGTGGCCGGCTACGTAGACAGCATCGAATTCAATCCCACTCGTTTGGCCGAGGTGGAGGAACGAATCGACCTGCTGCGCCGCTTGAAGAAGAAGTACGGGGACACGATCGCGGACGTCCTGGCCCACCGGGACAGCACAGCTCGGGAATTGGCCGCGATTGAGGGTGTTGAGGCGCGAACCGAGGAACTGGAGGGTGAGATCTACGCGCGGCGGACGGAGCTGGACGCGCTCAACTCCGAATTGCGGACGCTCCGGCGCGAGGCCGGCGAGTCGCTGCACCGCGCGATGGAGCAGGAACTGACGGAACTCGCCATGGAGAAGACGCAGGTCGCCGTATCCGTTGAGCCGGCCGAGCTATCGGCTAATGGCGCGGACAGGGTCGAGTTCCTCATCTCGCCCAACCCCGGCGAACCGTTGAAACCGCTCGCGAGGATCGCTTCAGGCGGAGAACTGAGCCGCCTGATGCTCGCATTGAAATCCGTGGTGGCGAAGGCCGACCCGGTACCGGTGCTCATCTTCGATGAGATCGACACCGGCGTCTCGGGCCGTCAGGCCGCCGTCATCGCCCGAAAGATGCGCGCGCTGGCCCGCGAAAGCCAGGTGCTGTGCGTCACGCACCTCCCGCAGATCGCCGCCGCGGCGGACCACCACTACCTCATCCGCAAGGGCGAGGAGAACGGGCGGACCGTGACCCAGGTCGAAGTCCTGGAACCCGAATTCCGCATCGAGGAAATCGCCAGGATGCTGGCGGGCGACGCCCCCACCCCCTCCGCCCGCGCGAACGCCCGGGACCTCATCGCAGAATCCACGCGGGGGTAG
- a CDS encoding NAD(+)/NADH kinase, whose product MLTPISSVGLFVNCHKPEPVAMAGTLIRFLRSRGVTPVFTEAVADCVQDGAGGTDDEVLDADLIVVLGGDGTALAAARSLCGRERAMLTVRFGSFGFLAEVEPDSIEPALERVLAGDYVIEKRPMLRAIRQRGGETTHDVVGLNDVALVRGQSPRLVKLEAEVNGEPLAIYSGDGVVVSTATGSTAYSLAAGGPIVHPTLDALLVTPICPHALHFRPLLIPPESALTMRIPGGGAPAQVSVDGQVTFDLELGDVITVCQAACHAHFVTLGESSFYQKVRTRLRWGERLL is encoded by the coding sequence ATGCTAACCCCGATTTCCAGCGTGGGATTGTTCGTAAACTGCCACAAGCCCGAGCCCGTCGCAATGGCCGGAACCCTGATTCGATTCCTGCGGTCCCGCGGAGTCACGCCGGTATTCACGGAGGCCGTGGCCGACTGCGTGCAGGACGGCGCAGGCGGCACAGACGACGAGGTGCTCGATGCGGATCTGATCGTCGTGCTGGGTGGCGATGGTACGGCCCTCGCCGCCGCGCGCTCGTTGTGCGGGCGTGAACGCGCAATGCTCACGGTCCGGTTCGGATCGTTCGGCTTCCTCGCGGAGGTCGAACCGGATTCCATCGAGCCCGCGCTTGAGCGCGTTCTGGCCGGCGACTATGTTATCGAAAAGCGCCCCATGCTGCGCGCCATTCGCCAGAGGGGGGGCGAAACAACCCACGACGTGGTGGGACTAAACGACGTCGCCCTCGTCCGGGGGCAATCGCCGAGGCTCGTCAAACTGGAGGCCGAGGTAAATGGGGAACCGCTGGCCATCTACAGCGGCGACGGCGTTGTGGTGAGCACCGCCACCGGGTCCACGGCGTACAGCCTCGCTGCGGGCGGCCCGATCGTGCATCCGACCCTTGACGCTCTGCTCGTCACGCCCATCTGCCCCCACGCGCTCCACTTCCGCCCGCTGCTTATTCCACCGGAGTCGGCGCTGACCATGCGGATCCCGGGTGGCGGCGCGCCGGCCCAGGTGAGCGTGGACGGCCAGGTGACTTTCGATCTTGAGCTAGGCGACGTCATCACCGTCTGCCAGGCGGCCTGCCACGCTCATTTCGTGACGCTGGGCGAATCGTCGTTCTACCAGAAAGTGCGCACACGCCTCCGCTGGGGCGAGCGGCTCCTCTAG
- a CDS encoding folylpolyglutamate synthase/dihydrofolate synthase family protein translates to MQALCERLDHPERSFKSVHVAGTNGKGSTTAMIAAILAHSGYRVGSYFSPYVFNVRERVMLADPNQLPRMISEEAFSRILTDLKPHVDAVAADETLGQPTEFEVKTMLAFLYFREMAVDWAVLEVGLGGRLDATNVVQPEVCVITNIGLDHTERLGNTLEAIAGEKAGIIKRGAAVVTAAVEPALGVIRQAYEDKGGAEWGRIIPGDDANDGWPTYYHCILESNGKAQGVDALFTPALPGPAQQANATLAALATLALQMRGEAIPDDAIDAGLQSACLPGRFQIIRENPTVILDGAHNSEAAAALMSALLDRYPGRDLALVIGMMGRHAVDGVMHELAPYAAKIIATQPTNDRHLPAEAVVAEAARYGLDAPIVIPPMDALRTALTDAKEQDIIVVTGSFYLVGDIDVEIPAKG, encoded by the coding sequence ATGCAAGCCCTGTGCGAGCGGCTCGACCATCCGGAACGGTCGTTCAAATCGGTCCATGTAGCCGGCACGAATGGCAAGGGCAGCACCACGGCGATGATCGCGGCCATCCTCGCCCACTCCGGGTATCGCGTCGGCTCGTACTTCTCCCCGTACGTCTTCAACGTTCGCGAGCGCGTGATGCTGGCTGACCCGAATCAATTGCCCCGGATGATCTCCGAGGAAGCGTTTTCGCGCATCCTCACCGATCTCAAACCCCACGTGGACGCCGTTGCCGCGGACGAGACGCTGGGCCAGCCGACCGAGTTCGAAGTGAAGACGATGCTGGCCTTCCTCTACTTCCGCGAGATGGCGGTCGATTGGGCGGTGCTGGAGGTGGGCCTCGGCGGACGGCTCGACGCGACCAACGTCGTGCAGCCTGAGGTCTGCGTGATCACAAACATCGGCCTCGACCATACGGAGCGCCTCGGTAATACCCTGGAGGCCATCGCGGGTGAGAAGGCCGGCATCATCAAGCGCGGCGCGGCGGTGGTGACGGCCGCGGTCGAACCTGCCCTCGGAGTGATCCGCCAGGCATACGAGGACAAGGGCGGCGCCGAGTGGGGGCGGATTATTCCCGGCGATGATGCGAACGACGGATGGCCGACCTACTATCACTGCATTCTCGAAAGCAATGGTAAGGCGCAAGGTGTAGACGCGCTGTTTACCCCTGCTCTTCCGGGGCCCGCGCAGCAGGCGAATGCCACGCTGGCCGCGCTGGCGACCCTTGCGCTGCAGATGCGCGGCGAGGCGATTCCGGACGACGCCATCGATGCCGGCCTGCAGTCGGCTTGTTTACCGGGCCGCTTCCAGATCATCCGCGAAAACCCGACGGTCATCCTCGACGGTGCGCACAACAGTGAGGCGGCGGCGGCGCTGATGTCCGCTCTGCTGGACCGCTATCCGGGCCGGGATTTGGCGCTGGTGATCGGCATGATGGGCCGGCACGCCGTCGACGGCGTGATGCACGAACTGGCGCCATACGCCGCGAAGATCATCGCCACGCAGCCAACGAACGACCGCCACCTTCCCGCGGAAGCCGTGGTCGCCGAAGCCGCCCGCTACGGACTTGATGCGCCCATCGTCATTCCCCCAATGGACGCGCTTCGCACCGCCCTCACCGACGCGAAAGAGCAGGACATAATCGTCGTCACCGGCTCGTTCTATCTGGTAGGAGACATCGACGTGGAGATTCCGGCCAAAGGCTAG